In Candidatus Neomarinimicrobiota bacterium, a genomic segment contains:
- a CDS encoding site-2 protease family protein has protein sequence MGTSAAIEKGIDSLSRVAIIHGRGKLRDGEVVFYQLRAGAEEGADRRALAGLDLEAGFYQDDGRSFVTLRERSWSVSQRLSRTHVFLFLFTVLSTLAAGAILDGYNIFKEPWTIIRGWPFSLTLMAILGIHELGHYFYARRHHVDVSPPYFIPLPPPITFIGTLGAFIKMRGPIPNRRALLEIGAAGPIAGFLVALPAIFIGLHLSSIGPVDSGSVLLGESLLMKFATGLIFPGLGPEEDVLLHSVGFAGWIGLLVTMLNLLPVAQLDGGHIAYALLGDRQEWVGRAIFIAFIPMGIFLSPNWLFWGFLILLLMRTVKHPPVHDVDRPLTPHELRIGLACLAIFILCFIPVPFKMA, from the coding sequence ATGGGCACATCTGCAGCGATTGAAAAAGGCATTGACTCCTTGTCCCGGGTGGCGATTATCCACGGCCGGGGGAAACTGCGCGATGGCGAGGTGGTTTTCTATCAACTACGGGCGGGTGCCGAGGAAGGCGCAGACCGGAGAGCCCTCGCAGGCCTGGACCTGGAAGCTGGTTTCTACCAGGATGACGGTCGGTCGTTTGTGACGCTCCGTGAGCGGTCTTGGTCAGTATCCCAACGTCTATCGCGGACCCATGTCTTCCTGTTTCTTTTTACGGTTTTATCTACCTTAGCTGCCGGGGCGATTTTAGATGGGTATAATATTTTCAAGGAGCCCTGGACCATTATCCGGGGATGGCCGTTCAGTCTGACACTCATGGCCATTCTGGGGATTCACGAATTGGGTCACTACTTTTACGCCCGGCGGCACCATGTGGATGTATCGCCGCCCTATTTTATCCCCCTGCCGCCGCCCATTACTTTCATTGGTACCCTCGGCGCTTTCATTAAGATGCGGGGTCCCATTCCCAATCGGCGGGCCCTGCTTGAGATCGGGGCGGCCGGACCCATCGCCGGCTTTCTGGTAGCTCTACCGGCTATCTTCATCGGTCTGCATCTTTCCAGCATTGGTCCGGTTGACTCCGGTAGTGTCTTGTTGGGTGAAAGTCTGTTGATGAAATTCGCCACCGGGCTAATATTCCCGGGACTGGGCCCCGAAGAGGATGTGCTCCTGCATTCAGTGGGCTTCGCGGGCTGGATCGGGTTACTGGTCACCATGCTCAACCTCCTGCCGGTGGCCCAGCTGGATGGGGGTCATATCGCCTATGCACTCCTTGGCGATCGACAGGAATGGGTGGGGCGGGCCATCTTCATCGCCTTTATACCCATGGGCATCTTTCTATCACCAAATTGGCTCTTCTGGGGGTTTCTGATCCTACTGCTCATGCGCACCGTTAAACATCCACCGGTCCACGATGTAGACCGGCCTTTAACGCCTCACGAGCTGCGTATCGGCCTCGCTTGTTTGGCCATTTTCATCTTGTGCTTTATACCGGTGCCCTTCAAGATGGCTTGA